The following proteins are encoded in a genomic region of Protaetiibacter sp. SSC-01:
- the atpE gene encoding ATP synthase F0 subunit C, translating to MIVGYLAPIAFGLASIGSAIGVGLVVGKTIESVARQPELQGRLTGLMFLGIAFTEALAFVAIAVGFIPFTAPA from the coding sequence GTGATCGTTGGATACCTCGCCCCCATCGCGTTCGGCCTGGCCTCGATCGGCTCGGCCATCGGCGTGGGCCTCGTCGTCGGCAAGACGATCGAGTCCGTCGCCCGCCAGCCGGAGCTGCAGGGTCGCCTGACCGGTCTGATGTTCCTCGGCATCGCGTTCACCGAGGCGCTCGCCTTCGTCGCGATCGCCGTGGGCTTCATCCCCTTCACCGCCCCCGCCTGA
- a CDS encoding MraY family glycosyltransferase, with product MRVIAYIATAGVAAIISFAFSMVIWKLSHRYRLYPKIRERDVHTRPTPRLGGAAMFLGVVAAFAVGALIPELAIVYSQPAHVWGLLGGALMIVLIGVADDIWDLDWLTKLAGQMLAAVLLAWSGIQFLSFPLPGIIVQLAPWQSLVITVFVIVLVMNAINFIDGLDGLVAGVAIIANGVFSVYVFVISSGPTGQSDYFNLAQLISAVLIGACLGFLPLNWHRARLFMGDAGALLTGLLMAASTIAVTGQIDPGALEETVGSARQFLPAFIPLLLPFAILIVPLLDFGLAVVRRLRAGKSPFTADRKHLHHRLLDMGHSHLHAVLILYGWTAAASIGMLLFLFIDTWWAALATLLGLVTCTLITLAPLSRRKAVEAAAQSTPTDAELARFDPLDAAAEDAPAPTADDAREVLEAIHEHDKEGTA from the coding sequence ATGCGCGTAATCGCCTACATCGCCACGGCGGGCGTCGCCGCGATCATCTCCTTCGCCTTCTCGATGGTGATCTGGAAGCTCTCGCACCGCTACCGGCTCTACCCGAAGATCCGCGAGCGCGACGTGCACACGCGTCCGACGCCGCGTCTCGGCGGCGCGGCCATGTTCCTCGGCGTCGTCGCCGCGTTCGCGGTCGGGGCGCTCATCCCCGAGCTCGCGATCGTCTACTCGCAGCCCGCCCACGTGTGGGGTCTCCTCGGCGGCGCGCTCATGATCGTGCTCATCGGCGTGGCCGACGACATCTGGGACCTCGACTGGCTCACGAAGCTCGCGGGGCAGATGCTCGCGGCCGTCCTGCTCGCGTGGAGCGGCATCCAGTTCCTCTCCTTCCCGCTGCCCGGCATCATCGTGCAGCTCGCGCCCTGGCAGTCGCTCGTCATCACGGTGTTCGTGATCGTGCTCGTGATGAACGCCATCAACTTCATCGACGGCCTCGACGGCCTCGTCGCGGGCGTCGCGATCATCGCCAACGGCGTCTTCTCGGTCTACGTCTTCGTGATCTCCTCGGGGCCCACGGGCCAGAGCGACTACTTCAACCTCGCGCAGCTCATCTCGGCGGTGCTCATCGGGGCGTGCCTGGGCTTCCTGCCGCTCAACTGGCACCGCGCGCGGCTCTTCATGGGCGACGCGGGCGCGCTCCTCACGGGCCTCCTCATGGCGGCGTCGACGATCGCCGTGACGGGGCAGATCGACCCCGGCGCACTCGAGGAGACGGTCGGCAGCGCGCGGCAGTTCCTGCCGGCGTTCATCCCCCTGCTGCTGCCGTTCGCCATCCTCATCGTGCCGCTGCTCGACTTCGGCCTCGCGGTCGTGCGTCGCCTTCGGGCGGGCAAGTCGCCGTTCACGGCCGACCGCAAGCACCTGCACCACCGCCTGCTCGACATGGGCCACTCGCACCTGCACGCCGTGCTCATCCTCTACGGGTGGACGGCCGCCGCGTCGATCGGCATGCTCCTGTTCCTCTTCATCGACACGTGGTGGGCGGCTCTCGCGACCCTGCTGGGTCTCGTGACCTGCACTCTCATCACCCTCGCCCCGCTCAGCAGACGCAAGGCCGTCGAGGCGGCCGCCCAGAGCACGCCGACGGATGCGGAGCTCGCCCGGTTCGACCCGCTCGACGCCGCCGCGGAGGACGCGCCCGCGCCCACCGCCGACGACGCCCGCGAGGTGCTCGAGGCGATCCACGAGCACGACAAGGAAGGCACGGCATGA
- the prfA gene encoding peptide chain release factor 1 encodes MFESVQSLLAEHEQLQQLLADPAIHADAARAKKVNRRYAELSQIVAAHDAWQQAQSDLEAARELAREDEAFAEEVPALEEGVQASQEKLRRLLIPRDPDDGRDVIMEIKGGEGGEESALFAADLLRMYLHYAESRGWKTELLERTESDLGGYKDVQVAIKSSSSDPADGVWASLKYEGGVHRVQRVPATESQGRIHTSTTGVLVFPEVDEPEEIHIDPNDLKIDVFRSSGPGGQSVNTTDSAVRITHVPTGIVVSMQNEKSQLQNREAGMRVLRARLLAKQQEELAAVASDARRSQIRSMDRSERIRTYNFPENRIADHRTGYKAYNLDQVMNGALQPLIDSCIQMDEEARLAALGGAEG; translated from the coding sequence GTGTTCGAGTCGGTCCAGTCGCTGCTGGCCGAGCACGAACAGCTCCAGCAGCTGCTCGCGGATCCCGCGATCCACGCGGATGCGGCGCGCGCGAAGAAGGTCAACCGGCGCTACGCCGAGCTGAGCCAGATCGTCGCGGCGCACGACGCGTGGCAGCAGGCGCAGTCCGACCTCGAGGCGGCGCGCGAGCTCGCCCGCGAGGACGAGGCGTTCGCCGAGGAGGTTCCCGCGCTCGAGGAGGGCGTGCAGGCGTCGCAGGAGAAGCTGCGGCGGCTGCTCATCCCGCGCGACCCCGACGACGGCCGCGACGTCATCATGGAGATCAAGGGCGGCGAGGGCGGCGAGGAGTCGGCGCTCTTCGCGGCCGACCTCCTGCGCATGTACCTCCACTACGCGGAGTCGCGCGGCTGGAAGACGGAGCTGCTCGAGCGCACCGAGTCCGACCTCGGCGGCTACAAGGACGTGCAGGTCGCGATCAAGTCGAGCTCGTCCGATCCCGCCGACGGCGTGTGGGCGAGCCTCAAGTACGAGGGCGGTGTGCACCGCGTCCAGCGCGTGCCGGCCACCGAGTCGCAGGGTCGCATCCACACCTCGACGACGGGCGTGCTCGTCTTCCCCGAGGTCGACGAGCCCGAAGAGATCCACATCGACCCGAACGACCTCAAGATCGACGTCTTCCGCTCCTCGGGTCCCGGCGGCCAGAGCGTCAACACGACCGACTCGGCCGTGCGCATCACGCACGTGCCGACGGGCATCGTCGTGTCGATGCAGAACGAGAAGTCGCAGCTGCAGAACCGCGAGGCCGGCATGCGCGTGCTGCGCGCCCGTCTGCTCGCGAAGCAGCAGGAGGAGCTCGCCGCGGTCGCGTCCGACGCGCGCCGCAGCCAGATCCGCTCCATGGACCGCTCGGAGCGCATCCGCACCTACAACTTCCCCGAGAACCGCATCGCCGACCACCGCACGGGCTACAAGGCGTACAACCTCGACCAGGTCATGAACGGCGCGCTCCAGCCCCTCATCGACTCCTGCATCCAGATGGATGAGGAGGCCCGGCTCGCCGCGCTCGGCGGCGCCGAGGGCTGA
- a CDS encoding L-threonylcarbamoyladenylate synthase, which produces MAIYDTGVPEQLMTGMRLARGAIARGELVVIPTDTVYGVAADAFSPEAVQRLLDAKGRDRTAPPPVLVPGVATLDALADPIPDEVRALVEEFWPGGLTVILRARAMLDWDLGETRGTVALRMPSDKVALELLAETGPLAVSSANLTGQPAALTAAEAQAMLGESVAVYLEAGRAGASYPDAAAHTGSTIVDATNLEHPDGRLRIVRHGVVPDEEIIRVVGADRCA; this is translated from the coding sequence ATGGCGATCTACGACACGGGCGTCCCCGAGCAGCTGATGACAGGGATGCGTCTCGCCCGCGGCGCTATCGCGCGCGGGGAGCTCGTCGTCATCCCCACCGACACGGTCTACGGCGTCGCGGCAGACGCGTTCTCGCCCGAGGCCGTGCAGCGCCTCCTGGATGCGAAGGGCCGCGACCGCACGGCGCCGCCGCCCGTGCTCGTGCCGGGCGTCGCGACGCTCGACGCGCTCGCCGACCCGATCCCGGATGAGGTGCGCGCCCTCGTGGAGGAGTTCTGGCCCGGCGGCCTCACGGTCATCCTGCGCGCGCGGGCGATGCTCGACTGGGACCTGGGGGAGACCCGGGGCACCGTCGCGCTGCGCATGCCGTCCGACAAGGTCGCGCTCGAGCTGCTCGCCGAGACGGGGCCGCTCGCGGTCTCGAGCGCCAACCTCACGGGACAGCCCGCCGCCCTCACGGCGGCGGAGGCGCAGGCGATGCTCGGCGAGAGCGTCGCCGTCTACCTCGAGGCGGGGCGCGCGGGGGCGTCCTACCCCGACGCCGCGGCGCACACCGGCTCGACGATCGTCGACGCGACCAACCTCGAGCATCCCGACGGGCGACTCCGGATCGTCCGCCACGGCGTCGTGCCGGACGAGGAGATCATCCGGGTCGTCGGGGCGGATCGATGCGCGTAA
- the atpB gene encoding F0F1 ATP synthase subunit A encodes MLFADTPFEMNRIMIIRVVITALLILWMVLATRRMRIVPTRGQAANEFLFGFVRNSIIIETLGEKDGRRFMAPLFAMFFLILGLNLTGIVPGLNIAGTSVIGTPLVLAVVSYVMFIYAGIRKHGWKFFKNSLFPSGVPWFLYIVVTPIELISTFILRPVTLTLRLLMNMVAGHMLLVLCFSATQFFFFTVLADGNFLGLLGVGTFAFGAAFTLFELMVAALQAYVFTFLAAVYIQLSLADEH; translated from the coding sequence GTGCTCTTCGCGGACACGCCGTTCGAGATGAACCGCATCATGATCATCCGCGTGGTGATCACGGCGCTGCTCATCCTCTGGATGGTGCTCGCGACGCGCCGCATGCGCATCGTCCCGACGCGCGGCCAGGCCGCCAACGAGTTCCTGTTCGGCTTCGTCCGCAACAGCATCATCATCGAGACGCTCGGAGAGAAAGACGGCCGCCGCTTCATGGCGCCTCTCTTCGCGATGTTCTTCCTCATCCTGGGGCTCAACCTCACCGGTATCGTCCCCGGCCTCAACATCGCGGGAACCTCGGTCATCGGCACGCCGCTCGTGCTCGCGGTCGTCTCCTACGTGATGTTCATCTACGCGGGCATCCGCAAGCACGGGTGGAAGTTCTTCAAGAACTCGCTCTTCCCGAGCGGGGTCCCGTGGTTCCTCTACATCGTCGTGACGCCGATCGAGCTCATCTCGACCTTCATCCTGCGCCCGGTCACGCTCACCCTCCGTCTCCTCATGAACATGGTCGCGGGCCACATGCTGCTCGTGCTGTGCTTCTCGGCCACGCAGTTCTTCTTCTTCACCGTCCTCGCGGACGGCAACTTCCTGGGCCTCCTGGGCGTGGGCACCTTCGCCTTCGGCGCCGCCTTCACGCTCTTCGAGCTCATGGTCGCCGCCCTCCAGGCCTACGTCTTCACCTTCCTCGCCGCCGTCTACATCCAGCTCTCGCTGGCCGACGAGCACTGA
- the thrB gene encoding homoserine kinase, translating to MSLVGRSVTVRVPATTANLGPGFDTLGMALAVYDELQVTAREQPGATVRVIGVGEGEVPTDESNLVVRAIAHTFASVGQELPGLDLVAHNAIPHGRGMGSSGAAIVSGIMAAKGLLEGVVEFTADDLLALATELEGHPDNVAPALFGGLTITWVTPDGPRYKKLIVHRGVSPLVAVPHERTMSTALARSLQPDSVPHEDAIFNVSRSALLIAALVQSPELLHAATEDKLHQSYRASAMPETDALIQLLRADGLAAVVSGAGPSILVLGSDPAQRLRAAELIAGNAESTWECLMLAVDFRGATVVLHSDDAAA from the coding sequence ATGAGCCTCGTCGGCCGCTCCGTCACGGTCCGGGTCCCCGCGACGACCGCGAACCTCGGTCCGGGCTTCGACACGCTCGGCATGGCGCTCGCCGTCTACGACGAGCTGCAGGTGACCGCGCGTGAGCAGCCGGGTGCGACCGTCCGCGTCATCGGCGTCGGCGAGGGGGAGGTGCCGACCGACGAGTCGAACCTCGTCGTACGTGCGATCGCCCACACCTTCGCGTCGGTCGGCCAGGAGCTCCCCGGCCTCGACCTCGTCGCCCACAACGCCATCCCGCACGGTCGGGGCATGGGCTCGTCGGGCGCCGCGATCGTCTCGGGCATCATGGCCGCGAAGGGCCTGCTCGAGGGCGTCGTCGAGTTCACCGCCGACGACCTGCTCGCGCTCGCGACGGAGCTGGAGGGCCACCCCGACAACGTCGCCCCGGCGCTCTTCGGCGGGCTCACGATCACGTGGGTCACCCCCGACGGCCCCCGCTACAAGAAGCTCATCGTGCACCGCGGCGTGAGCCCCCTCGTCGCCGTGCCGCACGAGCGCACGATGTCGACGGCGCTCGCACGCAGCCTCCAGCCCGACTCGGTGCCGCACGAGGACGCCATCTTCAACGTCTCCCGTTCGGCGCTGCTCATCGCGGCGCTCGTCCAGAGCCCCGAGCTGCTGCACGCCGCGACCGAGGACAAGCTGCACCAGAGCTACCGCGCGAGCGCGATGCCCGAGACGGATGCGCTCATCCAGCTCCTGCGCGCCGACGGCCTCGCGGCGGTCGTATCGGGCGCAGGGCCGTCGATCCTCGTGCTCGGCTCCGACCCCGCGCAGCGCCTGCGGGCGGCCGAGCTCATCGCCGGAAACGCCGAGTCGACCTGGGAGTGCCTCATGCTCGCCGTCGACTTCCGGGGTGCTACAGTGGTGCTGCACTCGGACGACGCCGCGGCTTAG
- the thrC gene encoding threonine synthase — protein sequence MAHQWRGVLREYADRLDVTDATPIITLGEGGTPLIPAPALSARTGAKVWVKFEGMNPTGSFKDRGMTMAVSKAVEHGAKAIICASTGNTSASAAAYATHAGITAAVLVPEGKIAMGKLAQAIAHGAELLQVRGNFDDCLDIARDLAANYPVHLVNSVNNDRIEGQKTAAFEVVEVLGDAPDFHFIPVGNAGNYTAYSRGYKEEADRGVTTKRPRMFGFQAEGSAPIVRGEIVRDPDTIASAIRIGNPASWELALTARDETDGYFGAISDAKILEAHRILSSEVGVFVEPASAASVAGLLDRAEAGVIPQGATVVLTVTGHGLKDPQWALKAADGSDVQPTSVSVDVAEIAQVLGLASSSASA from the coding sequence ATGGCTCACCAGTGGCGCGGCGTGCTGCGCGAATACGCGGATCGTCTCGACGTGACGGATGCGACGCCGATCATCACGCTCGGCGAGGGCGGCACGCCCCTCATCCCCGCCCCGGCGCTCTCCGCGCGCACGGGCGCGAAGGTGTGGGTCAAGTTCGAGGGCATGAACCCGACGGGCTCCTTCAAGGACCGCGGCATGACGATGGCCGTCTCGAAGGCCGTCGAGCACGGCGCGAAGGCCATCATCTGCGCGTCGACCGGGAACACCTCGGCGTCCGCCGCCGCCTACGCGACCCACGCGGGCATCACGGCCGCCGTGCTCGTGCCCGAGGGCAAGATCGCGATGGGCAAGCTCGCGCAGGCGATCGCCCACGGCGCCGAGCTCCTCCAGGTGCGCGGCAACTTCGACGACTGCCTCGACATCGCGCGCGATCTCGCGGCGAACTACCCCGTGCACCTCGTGAACTCGGTCAACAACGACCGCATCGAGGGCCAGAAGACCGCCGCGTTCGAGGTCGTCGAGGTGCTGGGCGACGCGCCCGACTTCCACTTCATCCCGGTCGGCAACGCGGGCAACTACACCGCCTACTCGCGGGGCTACAAGGAGGAGGCCGACCGCGGCGTCACGACGAAGCGCCCGCGGATGTTCGGCTTCCAGGCCGAGGGCTCGGCGCCCATCGTGCGCGGCGAGATCGTGCGCGACCCCGACACGATCGCGAGCGCCATCCGCATCGGCAACCCCGCCTCGTGGGAGCTCGCCCTCACGGCGCGCGACGAGACCGACGGCTACTTCGGCGCGATCAGCGACGCGAAGATCCTCGAGGCGCACCGCATCCTGTCGAGCGAGGTCGGCGTGTTCGTCGAGCCCGCGTCGGCCGCGTCGGTCGCCGGCCTGCTCGACCGTGCCGAGGCTGGGGTCATCCCGCAGGGCGCCACCGTCGTGCTCACGGTCACGGGCCACGGCCTCAAGGACCCGCAGTGGGCCCTCAAGGCCGCCGACGGCTCGGACGTGCAGCCCACGAGCGTCTCCGTCGACGTCGCCGAGATCGCCCAGGTGCTGGGCCTCGCCTCGAGCTCGGCGTCTGCATGA
- the prmC gene encoding peptide chain release factor N(5)-glutamine methyltransferase encodes MTAPMIPKTVAELRAHGMRVLEGAHVPTPEADAELLLAHVLGLSRGQVQAKVVTGAGVGSDERVAYLEAVERRAAREPLQHITGVAPFRSIELAVGPGVFVPRPETEFVAQLAIDALQAVASPSPVAVDFGTGSGALALAIGTEVPHATVVAVENSPRAFVWAKENVRRVGAENVRLVFADLAEALPELDGTVDVLVSNPPYIPDDAIPRDPEVRLHDPAAALYGGPDGLDVVRALSQRALALVRPGGALVLEHGELQGAELRALLEADGWRATATHRDLLGRDRATTAVAPR; translated from the coding sequence ATGACCGCGCCGATGATCCCGAAGACGGTCGCCGAGCTCCGTGCGCACGGCATGCGCGTGCTCGAGGGCGCCCACGTGCCGACGCCCGAGGCGGATGCCGAGCTCCTGTTGGCGCACGTGCTCGGCCTCAGCCGCGGCCAGGTCCAGGCGAAGGTCGTCACGGGTGCGGGCGTCGGATCGGATGAGCGGGTCGCGTACCTCGAGGCCGTCGAGCGCCGCGCCGCGCGCGAGCCGCTGCAGCACATCACGGGCGTCGCGCCGTTCCGCTCGATCGAGCTCGCCGTGGGACCCGGAGTCTTCGTGCCGCGCCCCGAGACCGAATTCGTCGCCCAGCTCGCGATCGACGCCCTCCAGGCCGTCGCGTCGCCCTCGCCCGTCGCCGTCGACTTCGGCACCGGATCGGGCGCGCTCGCCCTCGCGATCGGCACCGAGGTGCCGCACGCGACCGTCGTCGCCGTCGAGAACTCGCCGCGCGCCTTCGTGTGGGCGAAGGAGAACGTGCGCCGCGTGGGCGCCGAGAACGTGCGCCTCGTCTTCGCCGACCTCGCCGAGGCGCTGCCGGAGCTCGACGGAACCGTCGACGTGCTCGTCTCGAACCCGCCCTACATCCCCGACGACGCCATCCCGCGCGACCCCGAGGTGCGGCTCCACGACCCCGCCGCGGCGCTCTACGGCGGTCCCGACGGGCTCGACGTCGTGCGCGCCCTCTCGCAGCGCGCCCTCGCGCTCGTGCGGCCCGGGGGAGCGCTCGTGCTCGAGCACGGCGAGCTGCAGGGCGCCGAGCTGCGCGCCCTCCTCGAGGCCGACGGCTGGCGCGCCACCGCGACCCACCGCGACCTCCTCGGCCGCGACAGAGCCACGACTGCTGTGGCGCCGCGATAA
- the rho gene encoding transcription termination factor Rho: MTDTTIPANPAGDRAALSRLRLAELQALAAARGISGVSQMRKGDLVDTLSGLPADADEAVTEQVAPEQSSPEGEDAPVEETPVEETPVEETPAEETPAESAAAEDAPIEEAAVEAPAEEASAETPAEETSAETLADAPAAQEAPAAEQPAGRSRRGSRRASVPSADAAAIAAALPQIELPEPAQRRSAAQHAAQAELGLELDKLVPASEQPESEGETEGQPSGRRNRNRRGGRGGQNGQNGQQQDAQQAAEGEDQSQGGKGQNGQSGQGGQNGPAQQQEGQGEGRRGRNRDRNRNRRGGGAVDEIEPEISDDDVLIPIAGILDVLDNYAFVRTTGYLPGPSDVYVSLGQVKKYNLRKGDAVVGAIRQPRDGDQQGGRQKYNAIVKIDSINGQSVDEAANRVDFGKLTPIYPNERLRLETTPEKLSTRIIDLIAPIGKGQRGLIVAPPKAGKTLILQAIAKAIAVNNPEVHIMVVLVDERPEEVTDMQRSVKGEVIASTFDRPAEDHTTVAELAIERAKRLVELGNDVVVLLDSITRLGRAYNLASPASGRILSGGVDASALYPPKRFFGAARNIEGGGSLTILATALVETGSKMDEVIFEEFKGTGNMELRLSRALADKRIFPAVDIYASSTRREEELLSADEVKITWRLRRALAGLELQQQLEVVLSKLKETGSNTEFLVQIQQSLPNGGAGNGNGHKG; the protein is encoded by the coding sequence GTGACCGACACCACCATTCCCGCGAACCCCGCGGGAGATCGCGCCGCCCTCAGCCGACTGCGGCTGGCCGAGCTCCAGGCTCTGGCCGCCGCCCGCGGCATCAGCGGCGTATCCCAGATGCGCAAAGGAGATCTCGTGGACACTCTCTCCGGACTTCCCGCCGACGCCGACGAGGCCGTGACCGAGCAGGTCGCGCCCGAGCAGTCCTCGCCCGAGGGCGAGGACGCTCCCGTCGAGGAGACTCCCGTCGAGGAGACTCCCGTCGAGGAGACCCCGGCCGAGGAGACCCCGGCCGAGAGCGCCGCCGCGGAGGACGCCCCGATCGAGGAGGCCGCCGTCGAGGCGCCGGCCGAGGAGGCTTCCGCGGAGACGCCCGCAGAGGAGACCTCTGCGGAGACCCTCGCCGACGCTCCCGCCGCGCAGGAGGCGCCCGCCGCCGAGCAGCCCGCCGGCCGCAGCCGCCGCGGCTCGCGCCGTGCGAGCGTGCCCTCGGCCGACGCCGCCGCGATCGCCGCCGCGCTCCCGCAGATCGAGCTCCCGGAGCCCGCCCAGCGCCGCAGCGCCGCGCAGCACGCCGCGCAGGCCGAGCTGGGCCTCGAGCTCGACAAGCTCGTTCCCGCCTCCGAGCAGCCCGAGTCCGAGGGCGAGACCGAGGGTCAGCCCTCGGGTCGCCGCAACCGCAACCGCCGCGGCGGCCGTGGTGGCCAGAACGGTCAGAACGGTCAGCAGCAGGACGCCCAGCAGGCCGCCGAGGGCGAGGACCAGAGTCAGGGCGGCAAGGGCCAGAACGGCCAGAGCGGCCAGGGTGGCCAGAACGGCCCCGCCCAGCAGCAGGAGGGCCAGGGCGAGGGACGTCGCGGGCGCAACCGCGACCGCAACCGCAACCGTCGTGGTGGCGGCGCGGTCGACGAGATCGAGCCCGAGATCTCCGACGACGACGTGCTCATCCCGATCGCCGGCATCCTCGACGTGCTCGACAACTACGCCTTCGTGCGCACGACCGGCTACCTGCCCGGCCCGAGCGACGTCTACGTCTCGCTCGGCCAGGTCAAGAAGTACAACCTGCGCAAGGGCGACGCCGTCGTCGGCGCCATCCGCCAGCCGCGCGACGGCGACCAGCAGGGCGGACGCCAGAAGTACAACGCGATCGTGAAGATCGACTCGATCAACGGCCAGTCCGTCGACGAGGCCGCGAACCGCGTCGACTTTGGCAAGCTCACGCCCATCTACCCGAACGAGCGCCTGCGCCTCGAGACGACGCCCGAGAAGCTCTCGACGCGCATCATCGACCTCATCGCGCCCATCGGCAAGGGCCAGCGCGGCCTCATCGTCGCGCCGCCGAAGGCCGGCAAGACGCTCATCCTGCAGGCCATCGCCAAGGCGATCGCGGTCAACAACCCCGAGGTCCACATCATGGTGGTGCTCGTGGACGAGCGGCCCGAAGAGGTCACCGACATGCAGCGCTCGGTCAAGGGCGAGGTCATCGCATCGACCTTCGACCGTCCCGCCGAGGACCACACGACCGTCGCGGAGCTCGCGATCGAGCGCGCCAAGCGCCTCGTCGAGCTCGGCAACGACGTCGTCGTGCTGCTCGACTCGATCACGCGCCTCGGCCGCGCCTACAACCTCGCGTCGCCGGCATCCGGTCGCATCCTGTCGGGCGGGGTCGACGCGTCGGCGCTCTACCCGCCGAAGCGCTTCTTCGGCGCCGCGCGCAACATCGAGGGCGGCGGCTCGCTGACGATCCTCGCGACGGCGCTCGTCGAGACCGGCTCCAAGATGGACGAGGTCATCTTCGAGGAGTTCAAGGGCACCGGCAACATGGAGCTCCGTCTCTCGCGCGCCCTCGCCGACAAGCGCATCTTCCCGGCGGTCGACATCTACGCGTCGAGCACCCGCCGCGAGGAGGAGCTGCTCTCGGCCGACGAGGTCAAGATCACGTGGCGTCTGCGCCGCGCGCTCGCAGGGCTCGAGCTGCAGCAGCAGCTCGAGGTCGTGCTGTCGAAGCTCAAGGAGACCGGTTCCAACACCGAGTTCCTCGTGCAGATCCAGCAGTCGCTCCCCAATGGGGGCGCGGGCAACGGCAACGGCCACAAGGGCTGA
- a CDS encoding F0F1 ATP synthase subunit B yields MLTAFLASAPTKDVNPLLPADYDLLWSSVIFVALLIVVAVYVLPRLNKALDARAEAIEGGLKKAEEAQAAAAAARDEYTAQLAEARAEAARIREQARTDGQAILAELKENAQAEAARIVANAQTQIEAERSAAMVSLRAEVGSLALDLASGVIGETLSDDKKAAAVVDRFLADLEADEKAKAGK; encoded by the coding sequence ATGCTGACAGCATTCCTCGCTAGCGCGCCCACTAAGGATGTGAACCCTCTGCTGCCGGCCGATTACGACCTGCTGTGGTCGTCGGTGATCTTCGTCGCGCTGCTCATCGTCGTCGCCGTCTACGTGCTGCCGCGCCTCAACAAGGCGCTCGACGCACGTGCCGAGGCGATCGAGGGCGGGCTGAAGAAGGCCGAGGAGGCCCAGGCCGCCGCGGCCGCCGCGCGTGACGAGTACACCGCGCAGCTCGCCGAGGCCCGCGCCGAGGCCGCCCGCATCCGCGAGCAGGCTCGCACCGACGGCCAGGCGATCCTCGCCGAGCTCAAGGAGAACGCGCAGGCGGAGGCGGCTCGCATCGTCGCGAACGCCCAGACGCAGATCGAGGCCGAGCGTTCGGCCGCGATGGTGTCGCTGCGCGCCGAGGTCGGCAGCCTCGCGCTCGACCTCGCGTCGGGCGTCATCGGGGAGACCCTCTCGGACGACAAGAAGGCCGCCGCCGTCGTGGACCGCTTCCTCGCGGACCTCGAGGCGGACGAGAAGGCGAAGGCGGGCAAGTAG
- a CDS encoding HAD-IA family hydrolase, which produces MTLLFLFDMDDVLYDYDWRARMRGLSALTGLEVAELRRRWWHEEGEWAAEAGGFADGDTYRLALVEALGVEVTAEQWVANRRSAMTPRPDAIAAVERAAGHGRVSLLTNNGPLLDEHLATIAPEIAPIFGEHLRTTSRYGARKPDPRVFERVLAHYGADATDAFFVDDLPENVAAAASLGITTYLYGTAEGLHAAIEGFAAERLAA; this is translated from the coding sequence ATGACTCTCCTCTTCCTCTTCGACATGGACGACGTGCTCTACGACTACGACTGGCGCGCCCGGATGCGGGGGCTCAGCGCGCTCACGGGCCTCGAGGTCGCGGAGCTGCGGCGTCGCTGGTGGCACGAGGAGGGCGAATGGGCGGCCGAGGCCGGCGGCTTCGCCGATGGCGACACGTACCGCCTCGCGCTCGTGGAGGCGCTCGGCGTCGAGGTCACGGCGGAGCAGTGGGTCGCGAACCGCCGCTCGGCGATGACGCCGCGACCGGATGCCATCGCCGCCGTCGAGCGCGCGGCCGGGCACGGACGAGTGAGCCTGCTGACCAACAACGGCCCCCTGCTCGACGAGCACCTCGCGACGATCGCGCCGGAGATCGCCCCCATCTTCGGCGAGCATCTGCGCACGACGAGCCGCTACGGGGCGCGCAAGCCCGACCCGCGCGTCTTCGAGCGCGTGCTCGCGCACTACGGCGCGGATGCGACCGACGCGTTCTTCGTCGACGACCTGCCGGAGAACGTGGCGGCCGCGGCATCCCTCGGCATCACGACGTACCTCTACGGCACGGCCGAGGGGCTGCACGCCGCGATCGAGGGGTTCGCGGCGGAGCGCCTCGCGGCGTGA